DNA from Ictidomys tridecemlineatus isolate mIctTri1 chromosome 12, mIctTri1.hap1, whole genome shotgun sequence:
tctgttattcagtctttcctgactgtgacaatgacaaagaaaggaagtcacttgtctttggtcttggtttcactcctggccattgattgagaactgatttcatcttggactactgaacagaggctgcatctgggcagaagagtgtgatagatttgaactcctcaggacgccccaccattgccagagaaagaaggagaaggaggaggaggagaaagagacactcctgagtggggagaggatcacacgataaagagcaggaggcagaagaagaaaaagaaggaggtgaacagaaggaagggtggagggagatacacaagaagaagaacaagaaggaatcatgtaagaacaggaaaaagacccagaaagaactacaagaagatgcaggacagaaagaagagccagaagtagaacaagaaccagaataaaagtaccaagcagacagctcctgatgagaaacaaggggaaggagagcgatcctagaaaacaatagagttctccagggcaccaccctgctcaagtcctcccatgtccatgcccaacacacctctgatggataccacctcccctccgtgtattcatccatgagtggattcatccagggcaaggggatgaattcccccaccatccaacgcttccctgaatgcccatgtgtgagcatggctgccctggggagaaaggcctaagcacaggagcctttgccaatcctgatgcagatcctggcagtgtccctttggcagatccaacctgcactgagaagttctgggcccaaggtgctgtttccattgccaggtgctcttttggtttagaatcctgtacatcatcttctccagggaagaatcactgagggagtctttggtggcactgtagctggataggagggctctcaattctggtgcaggctcgccctggcggagactctcaggggttgtgggtgttttgtggtctaatccttgagtgccacctaacaattctctccactttgctctgcagaaatcaaggtccctgaccactcactgatgtatctgtccatgaatccacaaatcaaatattatttcatcgtgaggaaacgccgcgaggtcaagggaaaggaggtaaacacctaccttattcaagctgtacttgtgctgccattccactcccacctggggaaatgagaagcctgagcacctggacatatgtgctagaagcccatagagccaactgacaggctggggtggctttctgtttctgggtttgctgatgttccatcccccacagttctcagaatcaacctgcaagtcctccaggccgctttcccacaagcaggtgggagacacctgcttaattcgtgtccacttagaaacacaaagtccaaagatggccaagactgttttggtaagcctgggagcaggggtgtcccctggtgcttacacctgggtggggagcagacactggtccaataccatgaactactcatgccctcttgaatttggagcttctggatgatcaggaggatagatgggaatcaagaaggaagaggtcagtgtgaagggctggagctgagatgagggagagcagcagcttgtccaccgccatgtctgagggagtctgtgtgtcaggtggcagcatgcagtccagaagggcagaggcaggtatgggtgacagatgagaacaggccaggacctaggttgcaggttcctctgtatgggatgctggcctctatggagcaggacaccagtatgaggttctgcatgttccttgaacaaggagctgagagggtctctctgcagagtcagtatggatgtggagcaagcacactaaatgtccaggtaacccaatgttTACCCTTGGCGGAACAGGTGCCCtcgtacaccccagccagcactgagcctctggaggccaggagctctcatggctctctttcgtcactcctgtgtgtggtcacgttcctgggtctgatttgggccctggcaatccagaccaaagcctctaggttttgtgcctaggccattcccaatgccgcctgcatcctcgggcagacctaggatcttggaggctattgtcccattcctcccaacttgtgggatgagattgcatctgtatgcaggtagtggggtcctttcacttggagaggagtgcagctccacaaagagcaatggcaggtccaggaagtcctatgtacaaggattgggctagtagcctatgggaagagcccacgcgatgagcaggaggtcagcctcaggtagtagggtcatggatgttgcccttgtatttagagtggaggtgcctccagaatgcccctgcccactgtccttgagtagtcacttcaaggcccatttcctgaaggcctgtctcccatgctgctccaggtgacctgccacgatcgggctcctgtcgtcatccgcagggccctcgagctacacttgcttactcaggagaagccggaggaatatgagctgggccaaatcatctctcaccgtcagagtaagtgggacaatcagatgacagagagcaagggtcaggatgtggactcaggtcaactcttagcaccaaagagcattctctgacccccaagaacactctaacagggtgtgttgggctcgtgcacaaagccaactgcacttctgctggtgtaagctctccaggtgttttggtataccccagtggctagtgcggctccccaccaggtgccctgcccaggacatgaagacgcatgcaaagctgacatcattgaggagtgaggaggaaagcctctttccaggagcagtatggttctgtggtctgagataggagtggtttcagaggaacatgggaatgcatgggctaaagatggaactggcattttgtggactgaagcagtaggattaaaagccttctgtgtgaccagaaaaccactgcctgggcagagcattgccaagattctagcaagcagtaacaggatgaaattgggaagaaaacacagcctgggagacagcttgaatcatctgtttttgcatcaattccatggtcttccgcacctgagtccactagccaaggagtgatcccaatagccaggttatgatccctaactagagtcagatgagggcttcctgagcacgtagccacagagctcatctgataataatgtcagcgctttttcattggttggttggttggcttttgtgagccaaacacctcagcagccattatcccagcctatgtacgctgaagaccaccatcccaatgagttctaggatcacttgtctcctatcttaaccttctgttaggttagtagagtctatggaagaggaagtctgtctggggccttggtagcctaagaaattcatagcagagatccccacatccaacccagaagggatggagaacaggctctaggttagaggagggcaacaggaaagaggtgttcagaggaaggagaagctggctgttgtattcccccactcggggtcatggcaccactgggccatacaccatgttggagggaagcaggccctttgctggtctttggaatcattgttctcaggagggcagcatttggaatgtggcctccattctcagaagcctggttcacatggaagcaggctccaccaacgcagaagcgtggctctaatgtggtatccgtgcaggtcagcctgtcctcaccgtggccatacttgaggaatcctaggccttttctctgggtttcacaactttctctttggttgtgcactgaggctgtccataaagctctagtgtgtggcagtggagagcttctcagcccttgccacaaaggcatagactgggagagagagaacaaggctgggagagagggagagagagaaagacggagaggagaaggaggacctctacttggagaatgaggattcagtggagccaacagggacaaggtactggtGCCCAGGGCGCACTCCTGTTTACATCTTCCACCAAGCATGCtccacctttcttccagtccctcccacctcccaatagtgtattcatcttgaatgagaattgcatgttgacatcagagcactcaccatccaatgcttccttccaaacccacctgtgaagatggctcatgtggggtctgaatcttcggcacttttgtgggagatttcagatgcaaaccctagtggtgtgctttggcagacgcaagaggacctgggatgttttggagtccaaagcctttggtaggaacagacattaggtctgttgaagtgctctgcctagttcttcctcagggaggactgtggaggctgtcttgttggtattggtactgaattggagagctctcaggtgtgtggctcagttcgtttctggcacaggctctcagatgttggggtgtcccagggagcacctcctgagccaccttattttgtacacccctctctccccagagctgaggattccagcgcaggccaacgtattttacgcaaagaaccctcacacgaaacccaacttcgtgctgaggaaaaggagcctctcccaaaagaatgatgagtggatccagcctcaacctccctctcgtcctgcaaagaagaaggctgcagccctcctgaggatgcttgcaaaaccattctgctgctgtgtgcctgggcggggctgaggcagcccaggaatatttacattgattactatttgcttcaaagtttgaatctatagtttgccattgtctttgaccttgtttagtaacacagttgttactctatcctgtatttgttgttcccattaatatattattattttaaaatatatatgtttttgttacctgatctattGTGATGATTTGtcacctgatctactgtgatggtttttgatcaaaattgtgcatttgatgataatgaatgccatgcatttaggaacctgtagactctagacaatgaatgaatgtctactgttgcatggactggtctgcagagtcctgtagcatttaagcttgtgtgagggcttcatagggcttgcaaaaagtccgggtcagatggtcctgcatgaagcttagctcctagtggtctcctctacagcataagggccaaggagaaacccacttccacacagaagatgggaagctaccttatgaaggtgatcgtaggtgtgggaccctcttgctaggaccctttttctattgggccaaaactgtgctctgaatgtgattgctgagaagagcttggaatttcctgattgaaacagttcatgcaagctgcttccacttgcaggaacaaagtgcgttctcgttgagcactttggggtgtcccaggttgcactagagtgtgtcagaagcacttgtaatgattggcattcacggtttcacattgaagcctctgtgccatctgtcaaccactgatggctgcaagtgggtaccctgcctttcaatgagttttctgaaaaagtaggagttttgaagaactgatcttctcagcattccccttgcctccccaagttgggtgatgtcaattatacaggcttccttgggagcacacattttatattgagctggaattggactctggatgcgattgctgaaaatagctggggaatgggagaatggaagctgtttgctgcaagcagtttcaatttgctttgttgattaactttgttgtaagtgagcacatgctattttttttttcctgtggacctagaagaattcaaaactgcttcttacaggtgacaggcatgcttacacattgaagcctctgtgccattgataaaaaaaaaacagttcactcatgtgggcacctgcacttcaagtgaatgttgtaaatgagtgtgacaaatggatgtcagtgagactttggagaactgatcttctcagctggtcctctttttcactgcacgttggtgatgctagattcaagagatctctttctggcaccctttgtgtttcatgcctgaactgtgctctgaaagttcttgaggagaacagcttagaagtgcagaagtgaagctgtttgttgaagcagcttcaagtggcacaagctaacttgttctcagtgagcacatggggattttccctggttgaagcagtgtgaatgagaatggcttctcagagctggtaggcatgtttgcatttggcaaactttgccatctgtcacccagagttccttgcatgaaacctacatttccagtgttttcagaaaggtgtgatgagtgggtttccatggaattttgtggaattgatcttctcaggcagtcctcattgccttctcaaaattgttgatcctggtgcaagggctctct
Protein-coding regions in this window:
- the LOC144369197 gene encoding ral guanine nucleotide dissociation stimulator-like: MMSLHDKIKVPDHSLMYLSMNPQIKYYFIVRKRREVKGKEFSESTCKSSRPLSHKQVGDTCLIRVHLETQSPKMAKTVLVTCHDRAPVVIRRALELHLLTQEKPEEYELGQIISHRQKLRIPAQANVFYAKNPHTKPNFVLRKRSLSQKNDEWIQPQPPSRPAKKKAAALLRMLAKPFCCCVPGRG